One candidate division KSB1 bacterium DNA window includes the following coding sequences:
- the rseP gene encoding RIP metalloprotease RseP codes for MHFLSISSNVLLVVVGIGMLIFIHELGHFLVAKKIGVRVYAFSLGFGPAIFKKKVGETEYCLSILPLGGYVKLAGEMHSKENTGEEWEFVSKTIGQRAAVLCAGVALNALLAFVAFIVAFNVGVPFIGSEIGDVTPGWPAWEAGMQDGDKIVRINNNSDPDFEDIFTEIALSDVSSGVHISVERDNRIIDLTVYPRYDDQIGIQRIGIRPAASLEIEKIAMFQDSTSPAIEAGLQVEDRIVSVNDKIMKNGNEFIHYISANAGKELKMKFIRDGEEIGLNITPMPVTRWMIGLSSASTRIESIKKESIAHSIGLIKGDEIISIDNKK; via the coding sequence ATGCATTTCTTAAGTATATCTTCAAACGTTCTCCTTGTAGTTGTGGGGATTGGCATGCTAATTTTTATTCACGAACTAGGGCATTTCCTGGTAGCAAAAAAGATTGGCGTCAGGGTCTATGCATTTTCACTGGGCTTTGGGCCAGCCATTTTCAAGAAGAAAGTAGGTGAAACTGAATATTGTTTATCCATCTTACCTTTAGGCGGTTATGTAAAACTAGCCGGCGAGATGCACTCTAAAGAAAATACAGGTGAAGAATGGGAATTTGTGTCAAAAACAATCGGGCAGCGCGCTGCTGTCCTGTGCGCCGGCGTCGCGTTAAATGCCTTACTTGCATTTGTCGCGTTTATAGTGGCATTCAATGTTGGCGTTCCGTTCATCGGCTCTGAAATAGGAGATGTTACGCCGGGTTGGCCTGCATGGGAGGCGGGAATGCAAGATGGCGACAAGATTGTCCGCATTAATAATAATTCTGACCCTGATTTTGAAGATATTTTTACTGAAATAGCTCTGTCTGACGTAAGTTCGGGTGTACACATCAGTGTGGAAAGAGACAACCGGATTATAGATCTCACTGTTTATCCAAGATATGACGATCAGATTGGCATTCAGCGAATAGGAATCAGACCGGCGGCAAGCCTGGAAATAGAGAAGATTGCGATGTTTCAGGATTCAACTTCCCCGGCAATCGAAGCCGGACTCCAGGTTGAAGATAGAATAGTATCGGTAAATGACAAAATAATGAAGAATGGTAATGAATTTATTCATTACATTTCAGCCAATGCGGGAAAAGAACTTAAAATGAAGTTTATTCGTGATGGAGAGGAGATAGGACTTAATATCACGCCAATGCCGGTTACAAGATGGATGATCGGTTTATCTTCTGCTTCGACCCGGATAGAAAGCATAAAGAAAGAGAGCATAGCACACTCTATAGGATTAATTAAAGGGGACGAGATTATCAGCATTGATAATAAAAAGTAA
- a CDS encoding 1-deoxy-D-xylulose-5-phosphate reductoisomerase yields MKRIALLGASGSIGRNTLEVISNYPEKFKVSLLSVHTQVDFAVEKAQELKPEAVIFTDNNDVYDAIDLLEKQNIAVYIGDDGLEEALKNCHYDLLVNSLVGGIGLVPTLTAIQQGKPVALANKETMVMAGELVNSELDKHNVSLIPIDSEHSAIFQSLRAGNANEISKIILTASGGPFYDLPKEKLSSVTRDQALKHPTWEMGKKITIDSATLMNKALEIIEAKWLFDLDVSQIEVVVHPQSIIHSMVEFCDGSVIAQMGLPDMRVPIQFAITYPERKPVNVGRLDLTKVENLVFKSPDTDKFPSLTLGYEAAKIGGTMGSTLNAANEVAVDAFLNNQIKFTDITKLVKMAMMNHTVINNPTLDDVIASDSWARQEVYKCIS; encoded by the coding sequence ATGAAACGGATCGCGCTCCTCGGTGCTAGTGGATCAATTGGAAGAAATACTCTTGAGGTAATTAGCAATTATCCGGAAAAATTTAAGGTCAGCTTATTAAGCGTTCACACACAAGTCGATTTTGCCGTAGAAAAAGCCCAGGAACTAAAACCGGAAGCGGTTATATTTACAGATAATAACGATGTTTATGATGCCATCGATCTATTAGAAAAACAAAACATAGCCGTATATATTGGCGATGACGGTCTTGAAGAAGCACTGAAAAATTGTCATTATGATTTATTGGTGAATTCACTTGTTGGGGGTATTGGACTCGTACCAACTCTTACTGCTATTCAGCAGGGAAAACCAGTTGCTTTAGCGAACAAAGAAACGATGGTGATGGCAGGTGAATTAGTAAACAGTGAACTCGATAAACACAATGTTTCTTTGATACCCATTGATAGTGAACATAGCGCAATTTTTCAATCACTCAGAGCAGGAAATGCGAATGAAATCAGCAAGATTATATTAACGGCGTCAGGCGGACCTTTCTACGATCTTCCGAAAGAAAAGCTCTCAAGTGTTACACGCGATCAGGCCTTGAAGCATCCAACATGGGAAATGGGTAAAAAGATTACGATTGATTCGGCGACGTTAATGAATAAGGCATTGGAGATAATAGAAGCTAAATGGCTTTTCGACCTGGACGTTTCACAAATTGAAGTAGTAGTTCATCCTCAATCCATTATTCATTCTATGGTTGAATTCTGTGATGGTTCGGTAATCGCACAGATGGGCTTGCCGGATATGAGGGTACCAATTCAGTTTGCTATTACTTACCCTGAGCGTAAACCGGTTAATGTTGGCCGATTAGATTTGACAAAAGTGGAAAACCTTGTTTTTAAATCACCGGATACTGACAAATTTCCTTCATTGACACTTGGTTATGAGGCGGCTAAAATCGGTGGAACAATGGGCTCTACGCTAAATGCCGCTAACGAAGTTGCCGTTGACGCTTTCCTTAACAATCAAATTAAATTTACAGATATAACAAAATTGGTTAAAATGGCCATGATGAATCATACGGTAATTAATAACCCTACTTTAGACGATGTAATTGCATCTGATAGTTGGGCAAGACAGGAGGTTTATAAATGCATTTCTTAA
- a CDS encoding lipoate--protein ligase family protein — MNQWRLLVTPQKRGAINMALDSVIADSVAKGLSPPTIRFYDWNPYCLSIGFNQTISEIEYVSCQELGIDVARRPTGGRAVLHAKEFTYAVIIPAGNPVFRKSILGTYQIISDWLLEGLRKLGINAQQSEKRDRNSVNPDYEKFCFALPLRYEIMVNNRKLIGSAQRRFPGVVLQHGSILIGSEHLKAAKVFDNNQQARKMMEKYLQKHTACLEEFLCHIPDINDFAKMMSQIWEKMVQVSVHHGRISNSEMKAAESIQSKYSLLETEEFHINLNYQSQFIEVC; from the coding sequence ATGAATCAATGGCGATTATTAGTAACTCCTCAAAAAAGAGGTGCGATCAATATGGCGCTGGATTCGGTAATCGCCGATTCTGTGGCGAAAGGCTTGTCTCCGCCGACAATTCGATTCTATGATTGGAATCCCTACTGTTTATCCATCGGATTTAACCAAACCATTTCTGAAATTGAATATGTCAGTTGTCAGGAGTTAGGAATTGATGTAGCTCGTAGACCCACCGGTGGCAGAGCTGTCTTACATGCTAAAGAATTTACTTATGCAGTTATAATTCCTGCGGGTAATCCGGTTTTTCGTAAATCAATTTTGGGAACTTATCAAATAATATCAGATTGGTTATTGGAAGGTTTACGAAAACTTGGTATAAATGCACAACAAAGTGAGAAACGGGATCGTAACAGTGTAAATCCTGATTACGAAAAATTTTGTTTTGCTTTGCCACTAAGATATGAAATTATGGTTAACAATAGGAAGTTAATAGGAAGCGCTCAACGCCGGTTTCCAGGTGTTGTTTTACAACACGGTTCAATATTAATTGGATCGGAACACCTCAAAGCTGCTAAGGTTTTTGACAATAACCAGCAAGCTCGAAAAATGATGGAGAAATACTTGCAAAAGCATACTGCGTGTTTAGAAGAATTTCTGTGCCATATTCCTGATATTAATGATTTTGCAAAAATGATGTCTCAGATTTGGGAAAAAATGGTTCAAGTGAGTGTGCATCATGGAAGAATTTCCAATTCCGAAATGAAGGCAGCTGAATCTATTCAATCAAAATATAGCTTGCTGGAAACCGAGGAATTTCATATCAATCTAAACTACCAGTCACAATTTATTGAGGTATGTTGA
- the lpxA gene encoding acyl-ACP--UDP-N-acetylglucosamine O-acyltransferase: protein MITLPTQKNKTLAEIHPTALVNPGAELGNDVRISPFSIIEDKVIIGNNTSIGSNVLIVKGTRIGDNCEIHHGAILGAAPQDIKYHSEETTLEIGDNTIIREYCTLNRGSIDRFKTVIGSNCFLMTYVHVAHDCILSDHVIIANSVNMAGHVEIQDYVGIGGLVPIHQFVRIGKHAFIGGGFRIPKDIPPFLLAAGEPLEYAGTNSVGLRRRNFSKEAINRISKAYKILFRSKLNVSQAVSRIKEEFEVIDEIKEIIDFIESSERGILK, encoded by the coding sequence ATGATAACACTTCCAACACAAAAGAATAAAACATTGGCTGAAATTCATCCGACCGCACTGGTTAATCCAGGTGCGGAATTAGGTAACGATGTAAGAATTTCTCCTTTTAGTATCATTGAAGATAAAGTAATAATTGGTAATAATACGTCGATCGGTTCAAACGTTCTCATTGTAAAGGGCACACGCATTGGCGATAATTGCGAAATTCACCATGGTGCAATTCTTGGCGCAGCTCCACAAGATATAAAATATCATTCTGAAGAAACAACTCTTGAAATTGGAGATAATACCATCATTCGCGAATACTGCACACTTAACCGGGGAAGCATTGATCGCTTTAAAACGGTAATTGGATCTAATTGTTTTCTTATGACTTATGTGCATGTTGCACATGACTGTATATTAAGTGATCATGTTATTATTGCCAATTCAGTAAACATGGCAGGCCATGTTGAAATTCAAGATTATGTTGGAATTGGCGGACTTGTTCCTATCCACCAATTTGTGCGAATCGGGAAACATGCTTTTATTGGTGGTGGATTTAGAATTCCAAAAGATATACCACCGTTCTTACTAGCAGCGGGTGAACCTTTAGAATATGCCGGAACAAATAGCGTAGGACTTAGACGTCGTAATTTCAGCAAAGAAGCAATTAATCGCATTTCAAAAGCATATAAAATATTATTTCGAAGTAAGTTAAACGTGTCCCAAGCAGTTAGTAGAATCAAAGAAGAATTTGAAGTGATTGATGAAATCAAAGAAATCATCGATTTTATTGAATCAAGTGAAAGAGGTATTCTAAAATAA
- a CDS encoding bifunctional UDP-3-O-[3-hydroxymyristoyl] N-acetylglucosamine deacetylase/3-hydroxyacyl-ACP dehydratase — MIKKQRTIKKSVSLAGVGLHTGNMTHLKFCPAPENTGVRFVRVDLDHRPEIPALIDYVVDISRGTTIAKGEDKVHTVEHVLAAIFGLDIDNVYVELDGNEPPVFDGSALLFVEKLKEAGVEVQEAQRNIFVIDETITYSEENRGVDIVVFPSDEFRITFMVDYQNPALGTQYTSMYSLNDEFESEYASARTFCFLHEVEELANNGLIKGGNLDSGLVIIDRELDDNELNRLKDLLKLNDKIKPSTNGMLNDVQLRFKNEPVRHKTLDLIGDLALLGMPIQAHVLCARSGHKANVELVKQIRKLYDKKMLAKKYKSGDNKSLFDIQSILKVMPHRYPFLLVDRIVDIVPKEKVVGIKNVTINEPFFQGHFPGHPIMPGVLIIEAMAQVGGFMMLDSEENPEDKLMYFTGLDNVRFRKPVVPGDQIRFELEMVKYRRGFCKMKGKAFVDDRMVAQADLMAAVVDRNPKTDNDNTSNTKE; from the coding sequence ATGATAAAAAAACAACGAACGATTAAAAAATCGGTTTCCTTAGCAGGAGTTGGTTTACACACTGGAAATATGACTCATTTAAAATTTTGTCCGGCTCCGGAAAATACAGGGGTTCGGTTTGTTCGGGTTGATTTAGATCATCGGCCTGAAATCCCCGCTTTAATTGATTATGTTGTAGATATTTCTCGCGGAACGACTATTGCAAAAGGTGAGGATAAGGTCCATACTGTTGAACATGTATTGGCTGCAATATTTGGATTGGATATTGACAATGTATATGTCGAACTGGATGGAAACGAGCCACCAGTATTTGATGGAAGCGCCTTACTGTTTGTAGAAAAACTAAAAGAAGCCGGGGTAGAAGTCCAAGAGGCTCAAAGAAATATTTTCGTCATTGATGAGACTATAACATATAGCGAAGAGAATCGTGGAGTTGATATTGTTGTTTTTCCATCAGATGAATTTCGTATAACGTTTATGGTAGATTATCAAAACCCAGCACTAGGAACACAATATACATCCATGTACTCGTTAAATGATGAATTTGAATCGGAATATGCTTCCGCTCGTACTTTTTGTTTTTTGCATGAGGTTGAAGAACTTGCAAACAATGGTCTAATTAAGGGGGGGAATTTAGATTCCGGGTTGGTGATTATCGATAGAGAACTTGATGATAATGAATTGAATCGGCTTAAGGATCTACTTAAACTCAATGACAAAATAAAGCCAAGCACAAATGGTATGTTGAATGATGTACAGCTTCGCTTTAAAAATGAACCTGTACGTCATAAAACGCTAGATTTGATTGGTGATCTGGCACTTCTTGGAATGCCTATTCAAGCACATGTGCTTTGTGCTCGTTCCGGTCATAAAGCAAATGTAGAATTGGTAAAACAAATTCGTAAATTGTATGATAAGAAAATGCTTGCCAAGAAATACAAAAGTGGAGACAATAAATCTCTATTTGATATTCAGTCGATTCTAAAAGTGATGCCCCACCGCTACCCATTTCTTTTGGTAGATCGAATTGTTGACATTGTTCCAAAAGAAAAAGTAGTAGGAATTAAAAATGTGACAATCAATGAACCGTTTTTTCAAGGTCACTTTCCAGGACACCCAATTATGCCGGGAGTATTAATCATTGAAGCAATGGCACAGGTAGGTGGATTTATGATGCTTGACAGTGAAGAAAATCCGGAAGATAAATTAATGTATTTCACAGGACTTGATAATGTTCGGTTTCGCAAACCTGTCGTTCCTGGAGACCAAATCCGGTTTGAATTAGAGATGGTTAAGTATCGTAGAGGATTTTGTAAAATGAAAGGTAAGGCTTTTGTTGATGATAGAATGGTTGCTCAGGCCGATTTAATGGCTGCAGTTGTTGATCGCAACCCGAAAACCGATAATGATAACACTTCCAACACAAAAGAATAA
- the lpxD gene encoding UDP-3-O-(3-hydroxymyristoyl)glucosamine N-acyltransferase, giving the protein MKLSDIANLVDGKTIGDGNTEIKGIASLEYARIGDISFLTNRKYHHFIESTKASALILPLDNWDCKIPFILCENPNVAFALLMQHFYNHVKIQKEGIHPTAILEEKVRLGDGISIGANVYIEEGVKIGHHSTIFPNCFIGSNTLIGDEVTIYPNVTIREEIEIGNRVIIHAGSVIGNDGFGYAENEGQYSKIPQVGRVIIEDDVEIGANCCIDRATLGATTIRRGVKLDNLIQIAHNVEIGENSVIAAQTGISGSSKIGRNAKFGGQVGLAGHIIIGENVAIGGRAGVTKSHPDNLVLSGFPARPHKEQLKLEASIGKVQKLIKRVRELEEKVAQLEKLVD; this is encoded by the coding sequence ATGAAACTTTCGGATATAGCCAATTTGGTCGATGGCAAGACTATTGGCGATGGAAATACCGAAATAAAGGGTATTGCATCTTTAGAATACGCAAGAATAGGTGATATTTCTTTTCTAACCAATCGTAAATATCATCATTTCATAGAATCAACAAAAGCTTCTGCTCTTATTTTACCGCTTGATAATTGGGATTGTAAAATCCCTTTTATTCTTTGCGAAAATCCAAATGTTGCATTTGCCCTGTTGATGCAGCATTTTTATAATCATGTTAAAATTCAAAAGGAAGGGATCCATCCAACAGCAATTCTTGAAGAAAAGGTGAGATTGGGAGATGGAATTTCAATAGGCGCTAATGTTTACATTGAAGAGGGTGTCAAAATTGGTCATCATTCAACTATCTTTCCGAATTGTTTTATTGGCTCAAATACCTTAATTGGTGATGAAGTAACAATTTATCCGAATGTAACCATTAGAGAAGAAATTGAAATTGGCAATCGTGTTATTATACATGCAGGTTCGGTAATCGGCAATGATGGATTCGGTTATGCTGAGAATGAAGGTCAATACTCAAAAATTCCACAAGTTGGCAGAGTGATTATAGAAGATGATGTCGAAATTGGCGCCAATTGTTGTATCGATCGGGCAACCCTTGGTGCAACTACAATAAGACGAGGAGTTAAGTTGGATAATCTTATTCAGATTGCCCATAATGTAGAAATTGGAGAAAACTCTGTCATTGCTGCTCAAACTGGGATTTCGGGAAGTTCTAAAATTGGGAGAAATGCAAAATTTGGTGGACAGGTTGGACTGGCTGGACATATTATCATTGGTGAAAATGTTGCAATTGGAGGACGGGCTGGTGTAACCAAATCACACCCGGATAATTTAGTTTTATCTGGATTTCCAGCTCGGCCACACAAAGAACAATTAAAATTGGAAGCGTCTATCGGTAAGGTCCAAAAGTTAATAAAACGAGTTAGAGAGCTTGAAGAAAAAGTGGCTCAGTTGGAAAAGTTAGTGGATTAA
- a CDS encoding OmpH family outer membrane protein, which produces MKARNLLSMVIISSVLIVGNSIAQQKFGYVDSQKILASYKGAQDVQKQLDAKNQEWQQELQDLQTAMQEKNKQLEQQGLMLSEKRKTELQREIQTMYDSYQRFQNQKWGQNGDAFKLQNELLKPIFDVINKVIKDIGVAENFDFIFDSVAGNILYASDKQPNLTDKVIEELNKSITE; this is translated from the coding sequence GTGAAAGCTCGAAATTTATTATCGATGGTTATAATCAGTAGTGTTCTTATAGTTGGTAATTCAATTGCACAACAAAAATTTGGATATGTCGATTCTCAAAAGATATTAGCGAGCTACAAAGGAGCCCAAGATGTGCAAAAACAATTGGATGCCAAAAATCAGGAATGGCAGCAGGAATTGCAAGATTTGCAAACTGCAATGCAGGAAAAGAATAAGCAGTTAGAGCAACAAGGATTAATGCTCAGTGAAAAAAGAAAAACCGAATTGCAACGTGAAATTCAGACGATGTACGATTCATATCAAAGATTTCAAAATCAAAAATGGGGCCAAAATGGAGATGCCTTCAAGTTACAAAACGAATTATTGAAACCTATTTTTGACGTAATCAACAAGGTTATTAAGGATATCGGTGTAGCAGAGAATTTCGACTTTATTTTTGATAGTGTTGCTGGAAACATTCTTTATGCCAGTGACAAACAACCTAATTTAACCGACAAAGTTATCGAAGAATTAAATAAAAGTATCACGGAATAG
- the bamA gene encoding outer membrane protein assembly factor BamA yields MLKRSYKIIIFLSFFCLNITVFCSLTIAQKKSIKIISVSVVGNQTTDANIILMTAGLTEGSEISGDQIQKSIKQLWGLGIFSDIQLRVERQVGDNYYLRLELTEHPRVESYSFEGNKKIKERDLQEALNLYPGQIYNPSKIVRNENTILKLYEEKGFLLTSVAADTNKSDKPNRVKLVFNIDEGQKVNIKKISFTGNTNFDDGKLKKQLKDTKENKWWWFGGDFKKKEYEEDKDRLLAFYRKNGFRDVEIVKDSIYYDETRENLFIDITVQEGVRYRIRKITWEGNELFDTVLLSNLLNIKEGDYYNQEELQKAVTDKLSSIYYDYGYIFTQVVPQEIPVGQDQLDIKFIIHEGDPVTVRKILVEGNTKTKEKVIRRELRILPGDVFSRAALMRSHREIFIMNYFSNVIPDVRTVNQEQVDILFTVEEKSTDQANMSAGWSERDRLIGSLGVGMNNLFGNGQRLNFDWTFGRYFRNFQIGFTEPWLFDTPTLAGISLYDSKRDNSIFYGYKQTSRGGTFRVGRRMRWPDNYFRSDFIYRIDQTSLSDFSERIAKLNPNGIATENWPLTSSSITYALSRDSRDRAEFPTRGSEFSITNEFAGKVLGGNVAYHKHIFSFNGYYPFLWKLVLHTNTDVGYLDGFGSDSRIPYLELFFIGGAGLTRSTPLRGYDDPLSGNGGAALVSGGRTLLKQQLEIRMPFLDNPTAYGLVFAEAGNIWSNIGDTDPFDLKRSIGVGIRIFMPMLGLIGFDYAYGFDNFEDGKRFGGWKPHFVFGRGF; encoded by the coding sequence ATGTTGAAACGATCGTACAAAATTATTATATTTCTGTCATTTTTTTGCTTAAACATTACGGTATTTTGTTCTTTGACAATTGCACAAAAGAAATCTATTAAAATAATTAGTGTCTCTGTAGTAGGTAATCAAACCACCGACGCGAATATTATTTTGATGACAGCCGGATTGACAGAAGGAAGTGAAATATCCGGAGATCAAATCCAAAAGTCAATAAAACAGCTTTGGGGATTGGGTATTTTTTCTGATATTCAATTAAGAGTGGAACGTCAAGTAGGAGATAATTATTACTTAAGATTGGAATTAACTGAACATCCACGTGTTGAGAGTTATTCGTTTGAAGGCAACAAAAAAATTAAAGAAAGAGATCTTCAAGAAGCTTTGAACCTTTATCCGGGCCAAATCTATAATCCTTCAAAAATCGTAAGAAATGAAAATACAATCCTTAAGCTCTATGAGGAAAAGGGTTTTTTGTTGACAAGTGTGGCCGCTGATACCAATAAAAGCGATAAACCAAACCGTGTTAAACTTGTTTTCAATATCGATGAAGGGCAAAAAGTAAATATTAAAAAAATATCCTTCACGGGTAATACAAACTTCGATGATGGAAAGCTAAAAAAGCAACTAAAGGACACGAAAGAAAACAAGTGGTGGTGGTTTGGGGGAGATTTTAAAAAGAAAGAGTATGAGGAAGATAAAGATAGACTGCTTGCTTTCTATCGAAAAAATGGTTTCCGAGATGTGGAAATCGTCAAAGATTCTATCTATTATGATGAAACTCGTGAGAATTTGTTCATAGATATCACGGTTCAAGAAGGTGTTCGTTACAGAATACGAAAAATTACTTGGGAAGGAAATGAACTGTTTGATACAGTTCTGCTAAGCAATTTACTGAACATTAAAGAGGGAGATTATTATAACCAGGAAGAATTACAGAAAGCAGTAACGGATAAATTAAGCAGTATCTATTATGATTATGGCTATATTTTTACGCAAGTAGTTCCGCAAGAAATTCCTGTAGGACAAGATCAATTAGATATTAAATTCATTATTCACGAAGGTGATCCTGTAACAGTCCGGAAGATTCTTGTTGAGGGAAACACCAAAACCAAAGAAAAAGTAATACGTCGAGAGTTGAGGATTCTACCAGGCGATGTATTTAGTCGTGCTGCTCTTATGCGTAGCCATCGTGAAATATTCATTATGAATTATTTTAGTAATGTAATCCCTGATGTTCGCACTGTTAACCAAGAGCAAGTAGATATACTATTTACGGTAGAAGAAAAATCTACTGACCAAGCCAACATGTCGGCTGGATGGAGTGAACGGGACCGCCTTATAGGAAGTCTCGGAGTCGGTATGAATAACCTATTTGGGAATGGACAACGATTAAATTTTGATTGGACATTTGGCCGTTATTTTAGAAACTTTCAAATAGGATTTACAGAGCCATGGCTTTTCGATACCCCAACTTTGGCAGGTATCTCACTTTATGATTCAAAGCGGGACAATTCCATTTTTTACGGTTATAAGCAAACTAGTCGTGGTGGAACGTTTAGAGTTGGACGAAGAATGCGATGGCCGGATAATTATTTTCGTAGCGATTTCATCTATAGGATTGACCAAACCAGTCTCTCAGATTTCTCAGAGCGAATCGCAAAGCTTAATCCCAATGGAATTGCTACTGAAAATTGGCCATTAACCAGCAGCAGTATAACCTATGCTCTTTCTCGAGATAGCCGGGATCGCGCAGAATTTCCGACGAGAGGTTCTGAGTTTTCTATAACCAATGAATTCGCTGGAAAAGTTCTCGGTGGTAATGTTGCGTATCATAAACATATATTTTCGTTTAACGGATATTATCCATTTCTTTGGAAATTGGTTCTACACACGAATACGGATGTGGGTTATCTTGATGGTTTTGGATCTGACTCTCGAATTCCGTATTTAGAATTATTCTTTATTGGAGGTGCAGGATTAACTCGATCAACACCGTTAAGAGGATATGATGACCCACTTTCCGGAAACGGTGGGGCTGCTTTGGTAAGTGGTGGAAGAACTTTATTAAAACAACAGTTGGAAATTCGAATGCCATTTCTAGATAATCCGACAGCTTATGGATTGGTATTTGCAGAAGCTGGAAATATTTGGAGTAATATTGGTGATACGGATCCATTTGATTTAAAAAGATCAATAGGAGTAGGAATTCGAATCTTCATGCCCATGTTGGGGTTGATTGGTTTTGATTATGCATATGGTTTTGACAATTTTGAAGATGGTAAACGTTTTGGTGGTTGGAAACCTCATTTTGTATTTGGCCGGGGGTTTTAA
- a CDS encoding isoprenyl transferase, with product MTKNEEILNQLKNADNLPRHIAVIMDGNGRWAGQRGLNRVKGHREAIKSVRDVVEACAELEIDILTLYTFSMENWKRPRDEVSALMHLLVNTIRDELNDLIKNNVRLITIGQLEDLPLLTRKSLNYAIEKTQHCTGLTLNLALSYGGRREIVDVTKVISQKVKSGEISIDDIDEVLFSNFLYTANLPDPDLLVRTSGEARLSNFLLWQLAYTEIYITDVLWPDFRRDNLYQAIQSYQKRERRYGRVSEQLLPS from the coding sequence ATGACAAAAAATGAAGAAATTCTAAATCAACTAAAAAATGCCGATAATTTACCTCGCCATATCGCTGTTATTATGGATGGGAATGGCAGATGGGCTGGGCAACGAGGTTTGAATCGTGTAAAAGGCCATCGGGAAGCTATTAAATCAGTTCGTGACGTCGTTGAAGCGTGCGCTGAATTAGAAATTGATATTCTTACATTGTATACTTTTTCAATGGAGAATTGGAAACGTCCCCGTGATGAAGTTAGTGCATTGATGCATTTATTGGTCAATACTATTAGAGATGAGTTAAATGATTTAATTAAAAATAATGTTCGTTTAATAACGATTGGCCAATTAGAAGATTTGCCTTTACTTACTCGAAAAAGTTTGAATTATGCGATTGAAAAGACTCAACATTGTACTGGATTAACACTAAATCTCGCCCTGAGCTATGGCGGAAGGAGAGAAATTGTCGACGTAACAAAAGTAATTTCGCAAAAAGTAAAATCAGGCGAAATATCCATTGATGATATTGATGAGGTATTATTTTCAAATTTCCTTTACACGGCAAATTTGCCGGATCCAGATCTATTGGTGAGAACAAGTGGTGAAGCTCGTTTGAGTAATTTTCTTTTATGGCAACTAGCTTATACAGAAATCTATATAACAGATGTACTATGGCCGGATTTCAGAAGAGATAATTTATATCAAGCTATTCAGTCGTACCAGAAAAGAGAACGACGATATGGAAGGGTCAGCGAGCAATTATTGCCATCATAA